From a region of the Castor canadensis chromosome 7, mCasCan1.hap1v2, whole genome shotgun sequence genome:
- the Sync gene encoding syncoilin isoform X6 yields the protein MASPEPQRSGDGAAQAARETRTEANSLQGNSESLNEAETLKPEAPLFLEGMVNLEDILYLGGTDDFEESLYVEETDKPDDTLYIEESEQPEALYMEEPVSTEEMLYMEEPVKPDEIQFVEELVESAESPSPGQIVCEGEMVAREKSNPEESLRAESSSSAEENLSMEDLELLESRFQQCVQAVAQLEEERDQLIHELVLLREPALQEVQQVHQDILASYKLHAQAELERDGLREEIRLVKQKLFKVTKECVAYQYQLECRQQDVAQFADFREALTTKAAQLSEELAQLRDAYQKQKEQLRHQLEAPPSQRDGHFLQESRRLSAQFENLMAESRQGLEEEYEPQLLRLLERKEAGTKALQKTQAEIQEMKEALRPLQAEVRQLLLQNRNLEDQITLVRQKRDEEVQQYRGLFRKVWLNLIQKQPKNFLAKDH from the exons ATGGCCAGCCCCGAGCCCCAGCGCAGCGGGGACGGCGCCGCCCAGGCCGCGAG GGAAACAAGAACAGAGGCCAATTCTCTTCAAGGTAACTCTGAATCCCTGAATGAGGCTGAGACCTTAAAACCAGAAGCTCCTCTGTTTTTGGAGGGGATGGTGAACCTAGAAGACATTCTCTATTTGGGAGGCACAGATGACTTTGAAGAGTCACTCTATGTGGAAGAGACCGATAAGCCAGATGACACCCTGTATATTGAGGAGTCTGAGCAGCCAGAGGCACTGTACATGGAAGAACCTGTGAGTACCGAGGAGATGCTGTACATGGAGGAGCCTGTGAAGCCAGATGAAATACAATTTGTGGAGGAGCTTGTGGAGTCAGCTGAGAGTCCAAGCCCAGGGCAGATTGTTTGTGAGGGAGAGATGGTTGCAAGGGAGAAATCTAACCCTGAGGAGAGCCTCAGAGCAGAGTCAAGCTCCAGTGCAGAGGAGAACCTCAGCATGGAGGACCTGGAACTGCTAGAGAGCCGTTTCCAGCAGTGTGTGCAAGCAGTGGCCCAGCTGGAAGAAGAGCGGGATCAGCTCATCCATGAGCTTGTGTTGCTCCGGGAACCAGCCCTGCAGGAGGTGCAGCAAGTCCATCAGGACATCCTGGCTTCCTATAAGCTGCACGCCCAGGCAGAGCTGGAGAGGGATGGGCTAAGGGAAGAGATCCGGCTGGTCAAGCAGAAGCTGTTCAAGGTGACCAAGGAATGTGTGGCCTACCAGTACCAGCTGGAGTGCCGACAGCAGGATGTGGCTCAGTTTGCTGATTTCCGGGAAGCACTGACTACAAAGGCAGCCCAGCTTTCTGAGGAACTGGCCCAGCTCCGTGATGCCTATCAGAAGCAGAAAGAGCAGCTGCGGCATCAACTAGAAGCACCTCCAAGCCAGAGGGATGGGCACTTTCTCCAGGAGAGCCGGCGGCTGTCTGCCCAGTTTGAAAATCTCATGGCAGAGAGCCGCCAGGGCCTGGAAGAGGAATATGAGCCTCAGCTACTGCGGCTGCTGGAGAGGAAAGAAGCGGGGACCAAAGCTCTGCAGAAAACCCAGGCCGAGATCCAGGAGATGAAGGAAGCTCTGAGACCTCTACAAGCAGAGGTCCGGCAGCTCCTCCTGCAAAACAGGAACCTGGAGGACCAGATCACACTTGTGAGGCAAAAACGTGATGAGGAAGTGCAGCAGTACAGG GGGCTGTTTAGAAAAGTATGGCTGAATCTAATCCAGAAACAACCTAAGAACTTCTTAGCAAAGGATCACTAA
- the Sync gene encoding syncoilin isoform X2 — protein MASPEPQRSGDGAAQAARETRTEANSLQGNSESLNEAETLKPEAPLFLEGMVNLEDILYLGGTDDFEESLYVEETDKPDDTLYIEESEQPEALYMEEPVSTEEMLYMEEPVKPDEIQFVEELVESAESPSPGQIVCEGEMVAREKSNPEESLRAESSSSAEENLSMEDLELLESRFQQCVQAVAQLEEERDQLIHELVLLREPALQEVQQVHQDILASYKLHAQAELERDGLREEIRLVKQKLFKVTKECVAYQYQLECRQQDVAQFADFREALTTKAAQLSEELAQLRDAYQKQKEQLRHQLEAPPSQRDGHFLQESRRLSAQFENLMAESRQGLEEEYEPQLLRLLERKEAGTKALQKTQAEIQEMKEALRPLQAEVRQLLLQNRNLEDQITLVRQKRDEEVQQYREQLEEMEARQRQLRSGVQLQQQKNKEMEQLRTSLAEELSSYKAMLPKSLEQADVLTSQAGGIEIQSQGKRND, from the exons ATGGCCAGCCCCGAGCCCCAGCGCAGCGGGGACGGCGCCGCCCAGGCCGCGAG GGAAACAAGAACAGAGGCCAATTCTCTTCAAGGTAACTCTGAATCCCTGAATGAGGCTGAGACCTTAAAACCAGAAGCTCCTCTGTTTTTGGAGGGGATGGTGAACCTAGAAGACATTCTCTATTTGGGAGGCACAGATGACTTTGAAGAGTCACTCTATGTGGAAGAGACCGATAAGCCAGATGACACCCTGTATATTGAGGAGTCTGAGCAGCCAGAGGCACTGTACATGGAAGAACCTGTGAGTACCGAGGAGATGCTGTACATGGAGGAGCCTGTGAAGCCAGATGAAATACAATTTGTGGAGGAGCTTGTGGAGTCAGCTGAGAGTCCAAGCCCAGGGCAGATTGTTTGTGAGGGAGAGATGGTTGCAAGGGAGAAATCTAACCCTGAGGAGAGCCTCAGAGCAGAGTCAAGCTCCAGTGCAGAGGAGAACCTCAGCATGGAGGACCTGGAACTGCTAGAGAGCCGTTTCCAGCAGTGTGTGCAAGCAGTGGCCCAGCTGGAAGAAGAGCGGGATCAGCTCATCCATGAGCTTGTGTTGCTCCGGGAACCAGCCCTGCAGGAGGTGCAGCAAGTCCATCAGGACATCCTGGCTTCCTATAAGCTGCACGCCCAGGCAGAGCTGGAGAGGGATGGGCTAAGGGAAGAGATCCGGCTGGTCAAGCAGAAGCTGTTCAAGGTGACCAAGGAATGTGTGGCCTACCAGTACCAGCTGGAGTGCCGACAGCAGGATGTGGCTCAGTTTGCTGATTTCCGGGAAGCACTGACTACAAAGGCAGCCCAGCTTTCTGAGGAACTGGCCCAGCTCCGTGATGCCTATCAGAAGCAGAAAGAGCAGCTGCGGCATCAACTAGAAGCACCTCCAAGCCAGAGGGATGGGCACTTTCTCCAGGAGAGCCGGCGGCTGTCTGCCCAGTTTGAAAATCTCATGGCAGAGAGCCGCCAGGGCCTGGAAGAGGAATATGAGCCTCAGCTACTGCGGCTGCTGGAGAGGAAAGAAGCGGGGACCAAAGCTCTGCAGAAAACCCAGGCCGAGATCCAGGAGATGAAGGAAGCTCTGAGACCTCTACAAGCAGAGGTCCGGCAGCTCCTCCTGCAAAACAGGAACCTGGAGGACCAGATCACACTTGTGAGGCAAAAACGTGATGAGGAAGTGCAGCAGTACAGG GAACAGCTGGAGGAGATGGAAGCGAGACAGAGGCAGTTAAGAAGTGGGGTGCAACTCCAGCAACAGAAGAACAAAGAGATGGAGCAACTAAGGACCAGTCTTGCTGAAGAGCTCTCAAGTTATAA GGCTATGCTACCCAAGAGTCTGGAACAGGCTGATGTTCTGACTTCTCAGGCAGGTGGAATCGAGATACAGTCCCAAG GAAAAAGGAATGACTAA
- the Sync gene encoding syncoilin isoform X5, with translation MASPEPQRSGDGAAQAARETRTEANSLQGNSESLNEAETLKPEAPLFLEGMVNLEDILYLGGTDDFEESLYVEETDKPDDTLYIEESEQPEALYMEEPVSTEEMLYMEEPVKPDEIQFVEELVESAESPSPGQIVCEGEMVAREKSNPEESLRAESSSSAEENLSMEDLELLESRFQQCVQAVAQLEEERDQLIHELVLLREPALQEVQQVHQDILASYKLHAQAELERDGLREEIRLVKQKLFKVTKECVAYQYQLECRQQDVAQFADFREALTTKAAQLSEELAQLRDAYQKQKEQLRHQLEAPPSQRDGHFLQESRRLSAQFENLMAESRQGLEEEYEPQLLRLLERKEAGTKALQKTQAEIQEMKEALRPLQAEVRQLLLQNRNLEDQITLVRQKRDEEVQQYREQLEEMEARQRQLRSGVQLQQQKNKEMEQLRTSLAEELSSYKKKE, from the exons ATGGCCAGCCCCGAGCCCCAGCGCAGCGGGGACGGCGCCGCCCAGGCCGCGAG GGAAACAAGAACAGAGGCCAATTCTCTTCAAGGTAACTCTGAATCCCTGAATGAGGCTGAGACCTTAAAACCAGAAGCTCCTCTGTTTTTGGAGGGGATGGTGAACCTAGAAGACATTCTCTATTTGGGAGGCACAGATGACTTTGAAGAGTCACTCTATGTGGAAGAGACCGATAAGCCAGATGACACCCTGTATATTGAGGAGTCTGAGCAGCCAGAGGCACTGTACATGGAAGAACCTGTGAGTACCGAGGAGATGCTGTACATGGAGGAGCCTGTGAAGCCAGATGAAATACAATTTGTGGAGGAGCTTGTGGAGTCAGCTGAGAGTCCAAGCCCAGGGCAGATTGTTTGTGAGGGAGAGATGGTTGCAAGGGAGAAATCTAACCCTGAGGAGAGCCTCAGAGCAGAGTCAAGCTCCAGTGCAGAGGAGAACCTCAGCATGGAGGACCTGGAACTGCTAGAGAGCCGTTTCCAGCAGTGTGTGCAAGCAGTGGCCCAGCTGGAAGAAGAGCGGGATCAGCTCATCCATGAGCTTGTGTTGCTCCGGGAACCAGCCCTGCAGGAGGTGCAGCAAGTCCATCAGGACATCCTGGCTTCCTATAAGCTGCACGCCCAGGCAGAGCTGGAGAGGGATGGGCTAAGGGAAGAGATCCGGCTGGTCAAGCAGAAGCTGTTCAAGGTGACCAAGGAATGTGTGGCCTACCAGTACCAGCTGGAGTGCCGACAGCAGGATGTGGCTCAGTTTGCTGATTTCCGGGAAGCACTGACTACAAAGGCAGCCCAGCTTTCTGAGGAACTGGCCCAGCTCCGTGATGCCTATCAGAAGCAGAAAGAGCAGCTGCGGCATCAACTAGAAGCACCTCCAAGCCAGAGGGATGGGCACTTTCTCCAGGAGAGCCGGCGGCTGTCTGCCCAGTTTGAAAATCTCATGGCAGAGAGCCGCCAGGGCCTGGAAGAGGAATATGAGCCTCAGCTACTGCGGCTGCTGGAGAGGAAAGAAGCGGGGACCAAAGCTCTGCAGAAAACCCAGGCCGAGATCCAGGAGATGAAGGAAGCTCTGAGACCTCTACAAGCAGAGGTCCGGCAGCTCCTCCTGCAAAACAGGAACCTGGAGGACCAGATCACACTTGTGAGGCAAAAACGTGATGAGGAAGTGCAGCAGTACAGG GAACAGCTGGAGGAGATGGAAGCGAGACAGAGGCAGTTAAGAAGTGGGGTGCAACTCCAGCAACAGAAGAACAAAGAGATGGAGCAACTAAGGACCAGTCTTGCTGAAGAGCTCTCAAGTTATAA GAAAAAGGAATGA
- the Sync gene encoding syncoilin isoform X1: MASPEPQRSGDGAAQAARETRTEANSLQGNSESLNEAETLKPEAPLFLEGMVNLEDILYLGGTDDFEESLYVEETDKPDDTLYIEESEQPEALYMEEPVSTEEMLYMEEPVKPDEIQFVEELVESAESPSPGQIVCEGEMVAREKSNPEESLRAESSSSAEENLSMEDLELLESRFQQCVQAVAQLEEERDQLIHELVLLREPALQEVQQVHQDILASYKLHAQAELERDGLREEIRLVKQKLFKVTKECVAYQYQLECRQQDVAQFADFREALTTKAAQLSEELAQLRDAYQKQKEQLRHQLEAPPSQRDGHFLQESRRLSAQFENLMAESRQGLEEEYEPQLLRLLERKEAGTKALQKTQAEIQEMKEALRPLQAEVRQLLLQNRNLEDQITLVRQKRDEEVQQYREQLEEMEARQRQLRSGVQLQQQKNKEMEQLRTSLAEELSSYKAMLPKSLEQADVLTSQAGGIEIQSQGDLCG; this comes from the exons ATGGCCAGCCCCGAGCCCCAGCGCAGCGGGGACGGCGCCGCCCAGGCCGCGAG GGAAACAAGAACAGAGGCCAATTCTCTTCAAGGTAACTCTGAATCCCTGAATGAGGCTGAGACCTTAAAACCAGAAGCTCCTCTGTTTTTGGAGGGGATGGTGAACCTAGAAGACATTCTCTATTTGGGAGGCACAGATGACTTTGAAGAGTCACTCTATGTGGAAGAGACCGATAAGCCAGATGACACCCTGTATATTGAGGAGTCTGAGCAGCCAGAGGCACTGTACATGGAAGAACCTGTGAGTACCGAGGAGATGCTGTACATGGAGGAGCCTGTGAAGCCAGATGAAATACAATTTGTGGAGGAGCTTGTGGAGTCAGCTGAGAGTCCAAGCCCAGGGCAGATTGTTTGTGAGGGAGAGATGGTTGCAAGGGAGAAATCTAACCCTGAGGAGAGCCTCAGAGCAGAGTCAAGCTCCAGTGCAGAGGAGAACCTCAGCATGGAGGACCTGGAACTGCTAGAGAGCCGTTTCCAGCAGTGTGTGCAAGCAGTGGCCCAGCTGGAAGAAGAGCGGGATCAGCTCATCCATGAGCTTGTGTTGCTCCGGGAACCAGCCCTGCAGGAGGTGCAGCAAGTCCATCAGGACATCCTGGCTTCCTATAAGCTGCACGCCCAGGCAGAGCTGGAGAGGGATGGGCTAAGGGAAGAGATCCGGCTGGTCAAGCAGAAGCTGTTCAAGGTGACCAAGGAATGTGTGGCCTACCAGTACCAGCTGGAGTGCCGACAGCAGGATGTGGCTCAGTTTGCTGATTTCCGGGAAGCACTGACTACAAAGGCAGCCCAGCTTTCTGAGGAACTGGCCCAGCTCCGTGATGCCTATCAGAAGCAGAAAGAGCAGCTGCGGCATCAACTAGAAGCACCTCCAAGCCAGAGGGATGGGCACTTTCTCCAGGAGAGCCGGCGGCTGTCTGCCCAGTTTGAAAATCTCATGGCAGAGAGCCGCCAGGGCCTGGAAGAGGAATATGAGCCTCAGCTACTGCGGCTGCTGGAGAGGAAAGAAGCGGGGACCAAAGCTCTGCAGAAAACCCAGGCCGAGATCCAGGAGATGAAGGAAGCTCTGAGACCTCTACAAGCAGAGGTCCGGCAGCTCCTCCTGCAAAACAGGAACCTGGAGGACCAGATCACACTTGTGAGGCAAAAACGTGATGAGGAAGTGCAGCAGTACAGG GAACAGCTGGAGGAGATGGAAGCGAGACAGAGGCAGTTAAGAAGTGGGGTGCAACTCCAGCAACAGAAGAACAAAGAGATGGAGCAACTAAGGACCAGTCTTGCTGAAGAGCTCTCAAGTTATAA GGCTATGCTACCCAAGAGTCTGGAACAGGCTGATGTTCTGACTTCTCAGGCAGGTGGAATCGAGATACAGTCCCAAGGTGATCTTTGTGGGTAG
- the Sync gene encoding syncoilin isoform X7 yields MVNLEDILYLGGTDDFEESLYVEETDKPDDTLYIEESEQPEALYMEEPVSTEEMLYMEEPVKPDEIQFVEELVESAESPSPGQIVCEGEMVAREKSNPEESLRAESSSSAEENLSMEDLELLESRFQQCVQAVAQLEEERDQLIHELVLLREPALQEVQQVHQDILASYKLHAQAELERDGLREEIRLVKQKLFKVTKECVAYQYQLECRQQDVAQFADFREALTTKAAQLSEELAQLRDAYQKQKEQLRHQLEAPPSQRDGHFLQESRRLSAQFENLMAESRQGLEEEYEPQLLRLLERKEAGTKALQKTQAEIQEMKEALRPLQAEVRQLLLQNRNLEDQITLVRQKRDEEVQQYREQLEEMEARQRQLRSGVQLQQQKNKEMEQLRTSLAEELSSYKAMLPKSLEQADVLTSQAGGIEIQSQGDLCG; encoded by the exons ATGGTGAACCTAGAAGACATTCTCTATTTGGGAGGCACAGATGACTTTGAAGAGTCACTCTATGTGGAAGAGACCGATAAGCCAGATGACACCCTGTATATTGAGGAGTCTGAGCAGCCAGAGGCACTGTACATGGAAGAACCTGTGAGTACCGAGGAGATGCTGTACATGGAGGAGCCTGTGAAGCCAGATGAAATACAATTTGTGGAGGAGCTTGTGGAGTCAGCTGAGAGTCCAAGCCCAGGGCAGATTGTTTGTGAGGGAGAGATGGTTGCAAGGGAGAAATCTAACCCTGAGGAGAGCCTCAGAGCAGAGTCAAGCTCCAGTGCAGAGGAGAACCTCAGCATGGAGGACCTGGAACTGCTAGAGAGCCGTTTCCAGCAGTGTGTGCAAGCAGTGGCCCAGCTGGAAGAAGAGCGGGATCAGCTCATCCATGAGCTTGTGTTGCTCCGGGAACCAGCCCTGCAGGAGGTGCAGCAAGTCCATCAGGACATCCTGGCTTCCTATAAGCTGCACGCCCAGGCAGAGCTGGAGAGGGATGGGCTAAGGGAAGAGATCCGGCTGGTCAAGCAGAAGCTGTTCAAGGTGACCAAGGAATGTGTGGCCTACCAGTACCAGCTGGAGTGCCGACAGCAGGATGTGGCTCAGTTTGCTGATTTCCGGGAAGCACTGACTACAAAGGCAGCCCAGCTTTCTGAGGAACTGGCCCAGCTCCGTGATGCCTATCAGAAGCAGAAAGAGCAGCTGCGGCATCAACTAGAAGCACCTCCAAGCCAGAGGGATGGGCACTTTCTCCAGGAGAGCCGGCGGCTGTCTGCCCAGTTTGAAAATCTCATGGCAGAGAGCCGCCAGGGCCTGGAAGAGGAATATGAGCCTCAGCTACTGCGGCTGCTGGAGAGGAAAGAAGCGGGGACCAAAGCTCTGCAGAAAACCCAGGCCGAGATCCAGGAGATGAAGGAAGCTCTGAGACCTCTACAAGCAGAGGTCCGGCAGCTCCTCCTGCAAAACAGGAACCTGGAGGACCAGATCACACTTGTGAGGCAAAAACGTGATGAGGAAGTGCAGCAGTACAGG GAACAGCTGGAGGAGATGGAAGCGAGACAGAGGCAGTTAAGAAGTGGGGTGCAACTCCAGCAACAGAAGAACAAAGAGATGGAGCAACTAAGGACCAGTCTTGCTGAAGAGCTCTCAAGTTATAA GGCTATGCTACCCAAGAGTCTGGAACAGGCTGATGTTCTGACTTCTCAGGCAGGTGGAATCGAGATACAGTCCCAAGGTGATCTTTGTGGGTAG
- the Sync gene encoding syncoilin isoform X4 — protein MASPEPQRSGDGAAQAARETRTEANSLQGNSESLNEAETLKPEAPLFLEGMVNLEDILYLGGTDDFEESLYVEETDKPDDTLYIEESEQPEALYMEEPVSTEEMLYMEEPVKPDEIQFVEELVESAESPSPGQIVCEGEMVAREKSNPEESLRAESSSSAEENLSMEDLELLESRFQQCVQAVAQLEEERDQLIHELVLLREPALQEVQQVHQDILASYKLHAQAELERDGLREEIRLVKQKLFKVTKECVAYQYQLECRQQDVAQFADFREALTTKAAQLSEELAQLRDAYQKQKEQLRHQLEAPPSQRDGHFLQESRRLSAQFENLMAESRQGLEEEYEPQLLRLLERKEAGTKALQKTQAEIQEMKEALRPLQAEVRQLLLQNRNLEDQITLVRQKRDEEVQQYREQLEEMEARQRQLRSGVQLQQQKNKEMEQLRTSLAEELSSYKGCLEKYG, from the exons ATGGCCAGCCCCGAGCCCCAGCGCAGCGGGGACGGCGCCGCCCAGGCCGCGAG GGAAACAAGAACAGAGGCCAATTCTCTTCAAGGTAACTCTGAATCCCTGAATGAGGCTGAGACCTTAAAACCAGAAGCTCCTCTGTTTTTGGAGGGGATGGTGAACCTAGAAGACATTCTCTATTTGGGAGGCACAGATGACTTTGAAGAGTCACTCTATGTGGAAGAGACCGATAAGCCAGATGACACCCTGTATATTGAGGAGTCTGAGCAGCCAGAGGCACTGTACATGGAAGAACCTGTGAGTACCGAGGAGATGCTGTACATGGAGGAGCCTGTGAAGCCAGATGAAATACAATTTGTGGAGGAGCTTGTGGAGTCAGCTGAGAGTCCAAGCCCAGGGCAGATTGTTTGTGAGGGAGAGATGGTTGCAAGGGAGAAATCTAACCCTGAGGAGAGCCTCAGAGCAGAGTCAAGCTCCAGTGCAGAGGAGAACCTCAGCATGGAGGACCTGGAACTGCTAGAGAGCCGTTTCCAGCAGTGTGTGCAAGCAGTGGCCCAGCTGGAAGAAGAGCGGGATCAGCTCATCCATGAGCTTGTGTTGCTCCGGGAACCAGCCCTGCAGGAGGTGCAGCAAGTCCATCAGGACATCCTGGCTTCCTATAAGCTGCACGCCCAGGCAGAGCTGGAGAGGGATGGGCTAAGGGAAGAGATCCGGCTGGTCAAGCAGAAGCTGTTCAAGGTGACCAAGGAATGTGTGGCCTACCAGTACCAGCTGGAGTGCCGACAGCAGGATGTGGCTCAGTTTGCTGATTTCCGGGAAGCACTGACTACAAAGGCAGCCCAGCTTTCTGAGGAACTGGCCCAGCTCCGTGATGCCTATCAGAAGCAGAAAGAGCAGCTGCGGCATCAACTAGAAGCACCTCCAAGCCAGAGGGATGGGCACTTTCTCCAGGAGAGCCGGCGGCTGTCTGCCCAGTTTGAAAATCTCATGGCAGAGAGCCGCCAGGGCCTGGAAGAGGAATATGAGCCTCAGCTACTGCGGCTGCTGGAGAGGAAAGAAGCGGGGACCAAAGCTCTGCAGAAAACCCAGGCCGAGATCCAGGAGATGAAGGAAGCTCTGAGACCTCTACAAGCAGAGGTCCGGCAGCTCCTCCTGCAAAACAGGAACCTGGAGGACCAGATCACACTTGTGAGGCAAAAACGTGATGAGGAAGTGCAGCAGTACAGG GAACAGCTGGAGGAGATGGAAGCGAGACAGAGGCAGTTAAGAAGTGGGGTGCAACTCCAGCAACAGAAGAACAAAGAGATGGAGCAACTAAGGACCAGTCTTGCTGAAGAGCTCTCAAGTTATAA GGGCTGTTTAGAAAAGTATGGCTGA
- the Sync gene encoding syncoilin isoform X3, with protein sequence MASPEPQRSGDGAAQAARETRTEANSLQGNSESLNEAETLKPEAPLFLEGMVNLEDILYLGGTDDFEESLYVEETDKPDDTLYIEESEQPEALYMEEPVSTEEMLYMEEPVKPDEIQFVEELVESAESPSPGQIVCEGEMVAREKSNPEESLRAESSSSAEENLSMEDLELLESRFQQCVQAVAQLEEERDQLIHELVLLREPALQEVQQVHQDILASYKLHAQAELERDGLREEIRLVKQKLFKVTKECVAYQYQLECRQQDVAQFADFREALTTKAAQLSEELAQLRDAYQKQKEQLRHQLEAPPSQRDGHFLQESRRLSAQFENLMAESRQGLEEEYEPQLLRLLERKEAGTKALQKTQAEIQEMKEALRPLQAEVRQLLLQNRNLEDQITLVRQKRDEEVQQYREQLEEMEARQRQLRSGVQLQQQKNKEMEQLRTSLAEELSSYKAMLPKSLEQADVLTSQAGGIEIQSQGAV encoded by the exons ATGGCCAGCCCCGAGCCCCAGCGCAGCGGGGACGGCGCCGCCCAGGCCGCGAG GGAAACAAGAACAGAGGCCAATTCTCTTCAAGGTAACTCTGAATCCCTGAATGAGGCTGAGACCTTAAAACCAGAAGCTCCTCTGTTTTTGGAGGGGATGGTGAACCTAGAAGACATTCTCTATTTGGGAGGCACAGATGACTTTGAAGAGTCACTCTATGTGGAAGAGACCGATAAGCCAGATGACACCCTGTATATTGAGGAGTCTGAGCAGCCAGAGGCACTGTACATGGAAGAACCTGTGAGTACCGAGGAGATGCTGTACATGGAGGAGCCTGTGAAGCCAGATGAAATACAATTTGTGGAGGAGCTTGTGGAGTCAGCTGAGAGTCCAAGCCCAGGGCAGATTGTTTGTGAGGGAGAGATGGTTGCAAGGGAGAAATCTAACCCTGAGGAGAGCCTCAGAGCAGAGTCAAGCTCCAGTGCAGAGGAGAACCTCAGCATGGAGGACCTGGAACTGCTAGAGAGCCGTTTCCAGCAGTGTGTGCAAGCAGTGGCCCAGCTGGAAGAAGAGCGGGATCAGCTCATCCATGAGCTTGTGTTGCTCCGGGAACCAGCCCTGCAGGAGGTGCAGCAAGTCCATCAGGACATCCTGGCTTCCTATAAGCTGCACGCCCAGGCAGAGCTGGAGAGGGATGGGCTAAGGGAAGAGATCCGGCTGGTCAAGCAGAAGCTGTTCAAGGTGACCAAGGAATGTGTGGCCTACCAGTACCAGCTGGAGTGCCGACAGCAGGATGTGGCTCAGTTTGCTGATTTCCGGGAAGCACTGACTACAAAGGCAGCCCAGCTTTCTGAGGAACTGGCCCAGCTCCGTGATGCCTATCAGAAGCAGAAAGAGCAGCTGCGGCATCAACTAGAAGCACCTCCAAGCCAGAGGGATGGGCACTTTCTCCAGGAGAGCCGGCGGCTGTCTGCCCAGTTTGAAAATCTCATGGCAGAGAGCCGCCAGGGCCTGGAAGAGGAATATGAGCCTCAGCTACTGCGGCTGCTGGAGAGGAAAGAAGCGGGGACCAAAGCTCTGCAGAAAACCCAGGCCGAGATCCAGGAGATGAAGGAAGCTCTGAGACCTCTACAAGCAGAGGTCCGGCAGCTCCTCCTGCAAAACAGGAACCTGGAGGACCAGATCACACTTGTGAGGCAAAAACGTGATGAGGAAGTGCAGCAGTACAGG GAACAGCTGGAGGAGATGGAAGCGAGACAGAGGCAGTTAAGAAGTGGGGTGCAACTCCAGCAACAGAAGAACAAAGAGATGGAGCAACTAAGGACCAGTCTTGCTGAAGAGCTCTCAAGTTATAA GGCTATGCTACCCAAGAGTCTGGAACAGGCTGATGTTCTGACTTCTCAGGCAGGTGGAATCGAGATACAGTCCCAAG GGGCTGTTTAG